One Prunus dulcis chromosome 7, ALMONDv2, whole genome shotgun sequence DNA segment encodes these proteins:
- the LOC117635289 gene encoding UPF0481 protein At3g47200-like translates to MAQKYEHVVSMEKRLQEFREVAAAADEARSSRYQNINAKPKIQRVPVMFREDHKYSQRYYEPSVIAIGPLHHGNPIRQQGEKVKLQLAANFVKDSEQRDEVLLKKVEEKIKDLRECYAEEATKDFDDDSLTWMLFVDGCSTLEFIYKYEKLESFKIKRDQVAFAEQDMFLLENQLPYQLLKLLMSSSNKHQDLKDSIERFVQMHSGTPYQRQWGAGAPRSEDVIISTEPEPTHLLELLRRRILGYLPKNSKPSVNIRPPSFHNVQELQAAGIQFRPVRGPSVLGDIYFKSFLWLGFLYLPKIKVDYSMAHKFMNLIAYEMCPDFQNDFGVTSYVGFLDLLIKCADDVKHLRKNHILRNLHGSDEEVAQLFNEIGTYLVPNNAIYGIVLRKIEDHYQTRWKKWMGQFFYDHFSKPWILAFIGVLSGLGLSAVQTWYSANSDNPSSPCKALLEYLKARGY, encoded by the coding sequence ATGGCCCAAAAATATGAACACGTAGTTTCCATGGAGAAGAGACTCCAAGAATTCAGGGaagtagcagcagcagcagacgAAGCAAGGTCATCTCGGTATCAAAATATTAATGCCAAACCAAAGATCCAAAGGGTTCCCGTCATGTTCCGAGAAGATCACAAATATTCCCAAAGATACTACGAGCCAAGCGTAATTGCCATCGGTCCTCTCCACCATGGTAATCCAATCCGCCAGCAGGGAGAGAAAGTCAAGCTTCAGTTAGCTGCGAACTTTGTCAAAGACAGTGAGCAGAGAGATGAAGTTTTACTCAAGAAGGTTGAAGAGAAAATCAAGGATTTAAGGGAGTGCTATGCTGAGGAAGCAACAAAGGACTTTGACGATGATTCCCTCACGTGGATGCTGTTCGTTGATGGGTGTTCGACGCTGGAATTCatatacaaatatgaaaagttAGAATCTTTTAAGATCAAGAGAGACCAGGTGGCCTTTGCAGAACAGGACATGTTCTTGCTCGAGAACCAACTTCCTTATCAACTCCTCAAGCTGTTGATGAGCTCAAGCAACaaacatcaggacttgaaagACTCAATCGAGAGGTTTGTTCAGATGCACAGTGGCACACCATATCAGCGACAATGGGGAGCAGGCGCACCACGTTCTGAAGACGTAATAATAAGCACAGAACCAGAGCCAACTCATCTTCTTGAGCTTCTTCGGAGAAGAATACTAGGATATCTACCTAAAAACAGTAAGCCAAGTGTCAACATTCGTCCCCCATCTTTTCACAATGTACAAGAGCTTCAGGCAGCTGGGATCCAGTTTAGGCCGGTAAGGGGACCAAGTGTATTGGGCGACATATATTTTAAGAGCTTTCTATGGCTTGGGTTCCTTTATCTTCCCAAAATAAAAGTAGACTACTCGATGGCGCATAAGTTCATGAACTTGATAGCCTACGAAATGTGTCCCGATTTCCAGAACGATTTCGGGGTCACCTCTTACGTAGGCTTCCTCGACTTGCTCATCAAATGTGCGGATGATGTGAAGCATCTGAGGAAAAACCACATACTTCGAAACTTACATGGGAGTGACGAGGAGGTGGCTCAACTCTTCAATGAGATAGGCACTTACTTGGTGCCTAACAATGCTATTTACGGCATTGTTCTACGCAAGATAGAAGATCACTACCAGACCAGGTGGAAGAAATGGATGGGTCAATTCTTTTACGACCATTTCAGCAAGCCCTGGATTTTGGCTTTCATTGGTGTTCTCTCAGGGCTTGGGCTGAGCGCTGTTCAGACGTGGTACTCCGCCAATTCTGATAACCCTTCATCTCCATGCAAGGCCTTACTTGAGTACCTGAAAGCGCGCGGGTACTAA
- the LOC117634164 gene encoding UPF0481 protein At3g47200-like, with protein sequence MGEVTESRKEKRFKKLRDAPKSPIPSSQPKIQKVPIMLRDHKNFDKYYVPRAVAIGPFHHDNPRCKLAQKYKRMLTSKFAEFVGQKDEDLYKKIEEKIKELRECYVKEATEHINDDNLAWMLFLDGCSTLQFIYSLMNEHEEFEIKRDQVAFAQQDLFLLENQIPYQVLELLMSSSDKHEVLKDSIERFVQMHIIVPVEKQSKGQEQEHKVDITENTETKQQEGLTTDTDQKQQPKEPTHLLDLLRKRILGPPKKDVPKKEVGESPKQTFRNVQELSAAGIHFQPSKTNFLGDISFKSHCFAGFLSLPPISVDDSTRPKFMNLIAYEMCPDFQNDYGVTSYIGFLDALIDHADDVKKLRSASVLFNFLGSDEEVTKLFNEIGTDSVPNTAIYLSVKAELEKHYKTKWKTWMSQFCHDHFSSPWTILAFLGVLSALGLSGIQTWYTVHS encoded by the coding sequence ATGGGGGAGGTAACGGAAAGTCGTAAGGAGAAGAGATTCAAAAAATTGAGGGATGCGCCAAAAAGTCCAATACCCAGCTCGCAACCGAAGATCCAAAAGGTTCCCATCATGCTCCGGGATCACAAAAATTTCGACAAATACTATGTGCCAAGGGCAGTAGCAATTGGCCCTTTCCATCATGATAATCCAAGGTGCAAGCTGGCACAAAAATACAAGCGTATGTTGACATCAAAATTTGCCGAATTTGTTGGCCAGAAAGATGAAGATTTGTATAAGAAGATTGAGGAGAAGATCAAAGAACTAAGGGAATGCTACGTCAAGGAAGCAACAGAGCATATTAACGATGATAACCTCGCCTGGATGTTGTTCTTAGATGGGTGTTCAACCTTACAATTCATATACTCCCTCATGAACGAGCATGAAGAGTTTGAGATCAAAAGAGACCAGGTAGCCTTTGCACAGCAAGACTTATTCTTGCTGGAGAATCAAATCCCATATCAAGTCCTCGAGCTGTTGATGAGCTCAAGCGACAAACATGAGGTTTTGAAAGACTCAATCGAGAGGTTTGTTCAGATGCACATTATTGTACCCGTAGAGAAGCAATCAAAAGGGCAGGAACAGGAACATAAGGTAGACATAACAGAAAACACAGAAACAAAGCAACAAGAAGGCTTAACAACAGACACTGATCAGAAGCAACAACCAAAAGAGCCCACTCATCTTCTTGACCTTCTGCGCAAAAGAATTCTAGGTCCACCAAAAAAGGATGTaccaaagaaagaagttgGAGAGTCCCCTAAACAAACTTTTCGCAATGTGCAGGAGCTTAGTGCAGCCGGTATACATTTTCAGCCCAGTAAGACTAACTTCTTGGGGGACATATCTTTTAAGTCTCATTGCTTTGCAGGATTCCTTAGTCTTCCTCCAATATCAGTAGACGACTCAACAAGGCCTAAGTTCATGAATTTGATAGCCTATGAAATGTGTCCTGATTTCCAAAATGATTACGGGGTTACCTCTTACATAGGTTTCCTCGATGCACTCATTGATCATGCTGACGATGTTAAGAAGCTAAGGTCAGCGTCTGTACTGTTCAACTTTCTGGGGAGTGATGAAGAGGTGACTAAACTCTTCAATGAGATAGGCACTGACTCGGTGCCTAACACTGCCATATACCTCAGTGTTAAAGCCGAATTAGAAAAGCACTACAAAACCAAGTGGAAGACCTGGATGTCTCAGTTCTGTCACGATCATTTCAGTAGCCCCTGGACTATCCTGGCTTTCCTTGGGGTCTTATCAGCACTTGGGTTAAGCGGCATCCAGACCTGGTACACAGTCCATTCTTAA
- the LOC117634163 gene encoding lycopene beta cyclase, chloroplastic/chromoplastic: MDTLLKTHNKLEFLHPLHGFSEKVSNLNSSKLQNQELRCGLRKSHMKLSRTGLVKASSSALLELVPETKKESLDFELPMYDPSKGLVVDLAVVGGGPAGLAVAQQVSAAGLSVCSIDPSPKLIWPNNYGVWVDEFEAMDLLDCLDTTWSGAVVFIDEQTKKDLDRPYGRVNRKQLKSKMLQKCISNGVKFHQAKVNKVIHEEDKSLLICNDGVTIQAAVVLDATGFSRCLVQYDKPYNPGYQVAYGILAEVEEHPFDVDKMVFMDWRDSHLNNNIELKERNARIPTFLYAMPFSSNRIFLEETSLVARPGVPMKDIQDRMVARLRHLGIKIKSIEEDEHCVIPMGGPLPVLPQRVVGIGGTAGMVHPSTGYMVARTLAAAPIVANAIVQYLGSDRILSGNELSAEVWKDLWPIERRRQREFFCFGMAILLKLDLKSTRRFFNAFFDLEPRYWHGFLSSRLFLPDLVFFGLSLFSHASNASRIEIMAKGTLPLVKMINNLIQDRD; encoded by the coding sequence atggatacattaCTTAAAACTCATAACAAGCTTGAATTTTTGCACCCGCTTCATGGGTTTTCAGAGAAAGTTAGTAATTTGAATTCTTCGAAGCTTCAAAACCAGGAGCTGAGATGTGGTCTTAGAAAGTCTCATATGAAATTGAGCCGGACTGGTCTTGTTAAGGCTAGTAGCAGTGCTCTTCTGGAGCTTGTTCCAGAAACCAAGAAGGAGAGTCTTGACTTTGAGCTTCCCATGTATGACCCATCAAAGGGTCTTGTGGTGGACCTTGCAGTTGTGGGCGGCGGCCCTGCAGGACTTGCCGTGGCACAGCAAGTCTCAGCGGCAGGGCTTTCTGTTTGCTCGATTGACCCGTCTCCCAAATTAATTTGGCCCAATAATTATGGTGTTTGGGTGGATGAATTTGAGGCCATGGATTTGCTTGATTGCCTGGACACTACCTGGTCTGGTGCTGTTGTGTTCATAGATGAGCAGACGAAAAAGGATCTTGACAGACCTTATGGAAGGGTTAACAGGAAGCAGCTTAAGTCCAAGATGCTGCAAAAATGCATATCGAATGGTGTCAAATTTCACCAAGCTAAAGTAAATAAGGTTATTCACGAGGAGGACAAATCACTGTTGATTTGCAATGATGGTGTCACTATTCAAGCTGCTGTGGTTCTTGATGCAACTGGTTTTTCAAGATGCCTTGTACAGTATGATAAGCCCTACAATCCAGGTTACCAAGTGGCTTATGGGATTTTGGCGGAGGTTGAAGAGCATCCATTTGATGTAGATAAGATGGTTTTTATGGATTGGAGAGACTCACACTTGAACAATAATATTGAACTGAAGGAGAGAAATGCTAGGATCCCTACTTTTCTATATGCAATGCCTTTTTCATCCAACAGGATATTTCTTGAAGAAACTTCCCTGGTAGCTCGGCCTGGAGTACCTATGAAAGATATCCAGGATAGAATGGTTGCTAGGTTAAGGCACCTAGGCATTAAAATTAAGAGCATTGAAGAGGATGAGCATTGTGTCATTCCAATGGGGGGCCCCCTTCCAGTGCTCCCTCAAAGAGTTGTTGGAATTGGTGGTACAGCTGGGATGGTGCATCCTTCAACTGGTTATATGGTTGCAAGGACTCTGGCAGCAGCTCCTATTGTTGCAAATGCGATAGTTCAGTACCTTGGTTCTGATAGAATTCTTTCAGGAAATGAACTGTCTGCAGAAGTTTGGAAAGATTTATGGCCCATAGAAAGGAGGAGACAAAGGgagtttttctgttttggtatGGCTATTCTGCTTAAGCTTGATTTGAAAAGTACTCGGAGGTTTTTCAATGCATTCTTTGATCTAGAACCCCGTTATTGGCACGGATTCTTGTCATCTCGACTCTTTCTACCTGATCTTGTGTTTTTTGGGCTTTCACTGTTTTCTCATGCTTCTAATGCTAGTAGAATAGAAATTATGGCAAAGGGGACTCTTCCTTTGGTAAAGATGATCAACAACTTGATACAGGATAGAGATTAG